The DNA segment GCACTCGCCGATGACCTCGTCTTCCTGCTCGTCGGCCTCCTCGGCCTTGCAGAGCGGGCAACCGTGGACGAACGTCTGGCGACCCGCGAGCATCTTGACGTGGTGGAGGCCGTGGTCCTCGCACTCCTCCTCGAGCAGGAGCGGCTTACCGGTGTTGGGCAGCGGCAGGGTGTAGGTGCAGTCGGGGTAGCCGTCGCAGCCCACGAAGTACGAGCCGTTTCGGCTCTGGCGGATGAGCAGGTCGTGGCCCGACTCCGGGCACGGGCCGAGCGTCTTGTCGGCCTTCATCGACTTCTGGAGCAGGTCGCCGACCTCCTCGCGGGACTCGTGGAGGCTGTCGAACACCTGCTGGAGGTACTCGCGGGACTCGTCGGCCACGTCCTCCAGGTCCTGTTCGCCCTCCGCGATGGCGGTCATGTCGCGTTCGAGTTCGCTGGTCATCTCCTCGCTGACGACGAGTTCCGCGAACTCCTCGGCGGCCTCGACGACCGCCTTCGCGAGCTGGGTCGGCCGGGGCGGGTCGCTCTCGACGTAGCCGCGGTCGTAGAGCTTCTGGATGGTTTCGTGGCGGGTCGCCTTCGTCCCGATTCCCATCTTCTCCATCGTCTCGATGAGCCGCGACTGGCCGTACCGGCGGGGCGGCTGGGTCTGCTTGTCCTCGATGCGGGCCTCGGTGACGCCGAGCGTCTCGCCCTCGGTCACGTCCGGCACGTAGTTCTCGGTGGTGTTGAAGTAGGGGTAGACTGCGTGGTAGCCCTCCTCGACCAGGCGCTTGCCGTTGGACTTGAGCCTGTGGTCGCCGATGGTCGCGACCACCTTGAGGTGCTCCCACTTCGCCGGGTCGGCCACCGTGGCGAAGAAGCGCCGGACGACCAGTTCGTAGACGTCCCACTCGGCGTCCGAGAGGTCGCTCTTGGTCGGGATGTCCTCGGTCGGGTGAATCGGCGGGTGGTCGGTGGTCTCCTCGTCGCCCTCCGTCGGGGTTATCTCGTCGGCCTCCAGCAGCGCCTCGGCGTCGTCCTTGAAGTGGTAGTTCGCCGAGAACGTGTCGAGCAGCTCCTCGGGGTCGAGGTCGTCGGGGTAGACCGTGTTGTCGGTCCGCGGGTAGGTCATGTAGCCCGCGGTGTAGAGATCCTCGGCGATGCTCATCGCGCGCTGGGCCGAGTAGCCGAGACTGCCGGCCGCCCGGATGAATTGCGTGGTGTTGAACGGCGCGGGCGGGTCGTCGGTGCGGGTCCGCCGGGAGACGCGGTCGACGGTCGCCTCGCTCGCGGTTTCCAGGTCGGCGAAGACCGCCTCGGCGGTTTCCTCGTCCCAGACGCGCTCGGCCTCGTTGTCGTCCTCGTCGAGGTAGAAGTACTGGGCCTCGAAGGGCAGTTCCTCCTCGTCGGTGTCGGCCTCCGCCGCGCGCTTCTGGAGGTCGGCGAACATCTCCCAGTAGTCTTCGGGTTCGAACGCCTCGATCTCGCGCTCGCGGTCGACGATGAGCTTCAGCGTCGGCGACTGGACCCGGCCGACCGAGATGAAGTCGTCGCCGAGTTGCCGCGCGGAGAGCGAGAGGAACCGGGTCAGCGCCGCGCCCCAGATGAGGTCGATCTCCTGGCGGGCCTCGCCCGCGGCCGCCAGGTCGAAGTCGAGGTCGTCGGGGTCGGCGAACGCGTCGGTGACCTCGTTCTTCGTGATGGAGGAGAAGCGCACCCGCTGGATGGGCACGTCCTCGTTGACCTCCCGGACCAGTTCCCAGGCCTCCTTGCCGATGAGTTCGCCCTCCCGGTCGTAGTCGGTCGCTATCGTCACCGTGTCGGCCTTCCGCGCGAGGATGCGCAGGGTGGCGACGATGTTCTCCTTCGTCGCCTTCTTCTCGATGGGCGCCTCGATGAGTTCGACCGGTTCGACGTCGCGCCAGTCGTTGTACTCGTCGGGGAAGTCGACGCCCACCACGTGGCCCGACAGTCCGATACAGCGCTTGCCGCCCCACTTGTAGACGTTGACGCCGTTCTTGCGCTCGGCCTCCGCCGACTCGCCGCTCAGGATGTCGGCGATGCGCCGGGCGGCGTTGTCTTTCTCCGTGATTATCAGCTCCATGTTCCACCTCCGGCTAACCGATGTCGTTCGTCAGTCATTGTATCTGGCTAAGCAAACTGAACTGGTAAAGGTTTCGCCGAGGAGAAATCGCAAGCGGGCGGCGGGACAAGGCGGGCGTGCGCGGGCGGATGCATACCCGTGTACGAGGGGACGTGCGAGGTTCGGGGACGAGCGTCGTGGGAGCCAGGTTTATGTAACAGAATTGAACACTTCGCGTATGGCCTTCCCGACCGGACTCGTCCCCATAACGGCGTTCGTACCGACCGTCGGCGTCGCGGTTCCGGTCACCATCGGCGCACAGCTGTCCTACCGCCGCGGAAGTTCGTTCGGCGGGGCGCTCCGCGCCGCGCTCGCGGAAGCCGGCCTACTCTACCTCGTCGGCGTCCTCGTCGTCTGGGCGATGGCGCGAGGACTCACTCTGGGGAAGGCCGCGGCGATACTCGTCACCGGCGGCATCGCCGCGTTCGTCTTCCTGACCGCCCTTCCGCTGTTCGTCGGGCGACTGTTCGTCGAGCGCGTCGGCGGCGTCGATTCCGAAACCGCGTTGCGGTACGCGACCTACGGCTGGCCGGTCGCAACGGTCGTCGCGTTCGGTATCTTCGTCGCTCCCGGCGGACTCGCCACGAACGCCTTCTTCGACCTCGGCGGCGAGCGAATCTGTCTCGGCGGTCACTGTGGTATCGACGCCCGGTTCGCCGGAGCGGTCGTCCTCGAACTGCTCGTCGTTCTCGGTCCCGGAGTCGTCGGGACGACGCTTTGCTCGTCGATTTCGGCGTCCGGTGGCCCGAGGCGACTGTAGCGGAATCCGGCAGAGCCAACGGGAACCCCCGCGCTTAAGAGCGGTTCGCACGACGTTCCGGCGAGAGCGTGACGAAGCGAACCGAGAGCCGCGTGGACATGACGACCGGCGCGGTAACGCCGAAACTCGCCAGCCTGGCGTGGCCGCTGGTCGCCGGCAATCTGCTCCAGACGGTCTACAACCTCGCGGACATGTTCTGGGTGGGTCGAGTCGGCGCGACGGCCGTCGCGGCCGTCTCGCTGATGTTCCCGACCGCGTGGCTGTTCGTCTCCATCGCGATGGGCCTGACCGCGGCGTCGGTCGCGCTCGTCTCCCAGCACGTCGGCGCGGGCGAGGACCGCGCCGCCGACAACGTGGTCGCCCAGACGACCCTCCTCACTGTCGTCGTGGCGCTCGCGCTGTCGGCGTTCGGCTACGCCTTCCGGCGACCACTCGTCTCGCTGGTCGGCGCGGAGGGGCAGGTGTACGCCTACGCGCTCCAGTACATCGAAGTGCTGTTCGTCTCGATTCCGTTCACGTTCCTCTTCTTCGTCTTCCGGGCGGTGTTGCGCGGCGCGGGCGACACGCGGACCGCGATGTGGCTGATGGTGTTCTCCGCGGGGATGAACGTCGTGCTCGACCCGCTGTTCATCCTCAGCTACGGGCCGTTCCCGGCCTGGGAGGTCCGGGGCGCCGCGGTGGCGACGCTCATCTCGCGGGTGTTCGCCGCCATCGTCGGCGTGTACATCCTCCTGCGGGGCGACTGGGGCGTGAAACTGTACGTCTCGGACCTGCGGCCCGACTGGCCGGTCTTGAAGAAACTCGTCGACGTGGGCTACCCCGCGACCATCGACGGTGCGGCCCGGAGCTTCGCGGCGGTCGCCATGGCGGCGCTGGTCGCGCGGTTCGGCCCGATTCCGACCGCGGCCTACGGCGTCGGCGTCAGGCTGATGTCCGTCTCCTGGACCGTCTCAGGCGCCGTCGGACAGGCGGCCGCTACGGGCGTCGGCCAGAACCTCGGCGCCGACACCCCCGACCGCGCCGCGGAGGTGACCTGGAAGGCCACCGCGGGGACGATGGTGGTCCTGTTCGGGGCGGGCGCGCTCATATTCGCGTTCCCCGACGAGGCGATTCGACTCTTCGTCGACGACCCCGACGTGGTCGCGGAGGGCGTCGACTTCCTCCAAGTCATCGCGCCGTTCCTTGCCTTCTTCGGCGGCCTGATGGTGATACAGGGCGGCTTCCGCGGGGCGGGCAACACCCGGGCGGCGATGGCCCTCTCCTTCCTCTCGCGCTGGCTGATGCGGATTCCGGCCGCGCTCCTGTTCGCCTACGGCTGGACGCTCCCCGTGGGGTCGGTCACCCTCGCCGGACTCGCGTGGGGCGTCGACGGCCTCTGGTGGGCCTGGTCGTTCTCCGCGTTCGGGTCGTTCCTGCTCGGCGTCGCGTGGTTCAGCCTCGGGCGCTGGCGGGAGGGCGTCGTGGAGAAACAGCGACCCGCGCCTGGCGACTGAGGCACGAATTCCCGAAGTTCGAACGCGAGACGGCGGGCCGGTCGTCGGCGACGCTCGGTGATTCGGGCCACGGGACGCGCTCGGCGAATCAACCGGCGGGTAGGACTGAAAGGGGCCGCCCGCTCGCGTTCACGTGGTCGTCTCAGCAACCCCTATTCGGTGAGCGCCGGCAGGCG comes from the Halorussus vallis genome and includes:
- a CDS encoding MATE family efflux transporter, translating into MTTGAVTPKLASLAWPLVAGNLLQTVYNLADMFWVGRVGATAVAAVSLMFPTAWLFVSIAMGLTAASVALVSQHVGAGEDRAADNVVAQTTLLTVVVALALSAFGYAFRRPLVSLVGAEGQVYAYALQYIEVLFVSIPFTFLFFVFRAVLRGAGDTRTAMWLMVFSAGMNVVLDPLFILSYGPFPAWEVRGAAVATLISRVFAAIVGVYILLRGDWGVKLYVSDLRPDWPVLKKLVDVGYPATIDGAARSFAAVAMAALVARFGPIPTAAYGVGVRLMSVSWTVSGAVGQAAATGVGQNLGADTPDRAAEVTWKATAGTMVVLFGAGALIFAFPDEAIRLFVDDPDVVAEGVDFLQVIAPFLAFFGGLMVIQGGFRGAGNTRAAMALSFLSRWLMRIPAALLFAYGWTLPVGSVTLAGLAWGVDGLWWAWSFSAFGSFLLGVAWFSLGRWREGVVEKQRPAPGD
- a CDS encoding DNA topoisomerase I, producing MELIITEKDNAARRIADILSGESAEAERKNGVNVYKWGGKRCIGLSGHVVGVDFPDEYNDWRDVEPVELIEAPIEKKATKENIVATLRILARKADTVTIATDYDREGELIGKEAWELVREVNEDVPIQRVRFSSITKNEVTDAFADPDDLDFDLAAAGEARQEIDLIWGAALTRFLSLSARQLGDDFISVGRVQSPTLKLIVDREREIEAFEPEDYWEMFADLQKRAAEADTDEEELPFEAQYFYLDEDDNEAERVWDEETAEAVFADLETASEATVDRVSRRTRTDDPPAPFNTTQFIRAAGSLGYSAQRAMSIAEDLYTAGYMTYPRTDNTVYPDDLDPEELLDTFSANYHFKDDAEALLEADEITPTEGDEETTDHPPIHPTEDIPTKSDLSDAEWDVYELVVRRFFATVADPAKWEHLKVVATIGDHRLKSNGKRLVEEGYHAVYPYFNTTENYVPDVTEGETLGVTEARIEDKQTQPPRRYGQSRLIETMEKMGIGTKATRHETIQKLYDRGYVESDPPRPTQLAKAVVEAAEEFAELVVSEEMTSELERDMTAIAEGEQDLEDVADESREYLQQVFDSLHESREEVGDLLQKSMKADKTLGPCPESGHDLLIRQSRNGSYFVGCDGYPDCTYTLPLPNTGKPLLLEEECEDHGLHHVKMLAGRQTFVHGCPLCKAEEADEQEDEVIGECPECGEEHDDGELAIKRLQNGSRLVGCTRYPDCDYSLPLPRRGDIEVTDERCEEHDLPELVVHSGDEPWELGCPICNYREFKARESDSGSDLETLDGLGAKTAEKLAEAGIESIEDLKSAEVETVASQVQGVSEDRLRGWQVKAD